Part of the Desulforegula conservatrix Mb1Pa genome is shown below.
TTCTTTTTTATTTCTCTTTGCACATCTTCATTAGTCACCGCTGCCCCAACAAAGATTAATATCCTGACCAATGATGCAGTTTCAAAGATGAAGGAGAATCATGCAGGTATATTACCTAAGCTTAAAAGCTATTGCATGGGTTTGAAAAAGCCAAGCATGATGTTGAATTATATGGTGCTGGCAAGACGGGAACACATTCGTTTCAGGGCTAAAGGCAAGGTTCTTTTTTCTGTTATTACGTCGGAAGGTAAGCGTATTAGTAATGAATTGAGAGGAGAGCTTTCAGATATTTCGCTTGGAGGGCTTTCATTTTATATACGGGCAGCCAATGAGGACCAGGCAAGAACTCTTCTTGATAGAAGACTCATGATGCGTTTTGGAATTCCAACCGATAATGGTGAAGGCAATGCTGAGAAAACAGGACGAATAAGAGGAGTGATAGCCAGAATGTTTCATGACTATTCACTTCATATTAAATTTGATGAGATGCTTGATAATGATTTTGAAATTTTTATTAAAAGATATGACGATCAAATCCAACATGAAGAGCTCGGTGTCGAGCTTTCCGGTGAAACCTCTGCAATCCGAAAATAAGGAGTATGTAATCTTTCCACCAGTATGATAAGCTGCTCAGAAAATAAATAGTGTCCTTTTCAAAAAGCGATCTTCCTTAACTTTGACAAGGTCGCAATCATTAACTTTCAGCAAAAACTCAGTAAAAACTATTTTTTTTCCTCAAGCTGAAGGACAGTGATGAAATGATTTAGCTGTGAGCCTTCCGAAACACCGATGTCAGTGAATCTCAATCCTATTTTGCAGCAAGCCTCCCTTGCACAGAAATTTTTCCTCATGATTTTGAATTCTGCTTTTACTATGTGCGGATCATCGGTGTTTTTTGATGGATCATAAAATTTAAAAGAAATTTGTCCGTTGTCATTACTTTCCGCAAGATTTTTGATTATTCGGTAAAGAGGAGCATCATCAAAAAAATTTAGCCCGACTCCTGTTAATGAGAGATCTACTATTGAAAAATCCTGGCCAGATATGAAAAAATGATCATGAAGATCTAATTCAGCTTCTATATATTTTGAAAAAGCAGAGCATTCGCATCTGTAAAACTGTCGGTCGCATCTCAGACCTATCGGCTCAACCGGAAGCGTAAATCTGGCTAAAAGTGCCTCTCCTGTTTCGTGATTCGAGACCGGGTAATTTGTGATTTTTCTATTAGCAACTATGTTAATACCTTTTCTGCTTTTTCGGCCTTCATGATCAGGACACTGTACGGCAATATCTATGCTGTCAAATTTAAGGCCATATTCTGATTCAGGGTTCACGTATGATATGACAATTGACTGGGCTGTAAGATCGCATTCGTATATTACGGCATTTCTGATAACAGGAGAGATGGATTCCTTATTATAGATTACCTCAACATTAGCACCTGGAGAAAAAGGGAAGTCATTGTAGCATTCTTGAGATTTTGATTCGGTGCTTGTCTCTGAATCAGGATGCACAAATATTGCAAGTCTTGCCTCTGGTATTCCTGTGTGATCCCACAAATTTTCTGAAGAAGACGCCTTTACAGAAACAATATACTTTCCAGGTCTATTAAAGGTGAACTCACATTTTCCTATGCTGAGCGCTTCATACTCGGTCATAAGATTCCAGGACTCCTGATTGCCCATTCCGCCTGTATAATCCATGCAATAAGCGAATCTGTAAAAAGGCCTTTTACCTTTGTGGCTGTAAGCACTTGCTGAGAAACTGACCGATTTGTTTTCCAGGGGAATTCCATTTAAGGCAAATGAGGTTATGTCTATATCGTTTTCAATTGGTTCCCCGGGTGGTGTCTGGCCATCTTTGAGCTGATATATATTTTTATGAATCCAATCCTTAAGAATATCACTGGCTGTTGTGTCAGAATCGATCTTGGGTAAGATCTCCTGATATTCTTCTGAATCTATGAGTCTGAAACTGATCGGGATATTCAATTCCAGATATGCTTTGTCAAGAATCTTAAGAATGTCTCTTGGGCCTATTCTTAATATCAGGCTGGGACGTTTTATACTCAACAGCTTTATGGCGCTTTTGGTTATTGATATGGCATTATCATAGGATGCCGGCTTGAAACGTC
Proteins encoded:
- a CDS encoding cyclic nucleotide-binding domain-containing protein, which translates into the protein MADNLVLQETLADALARSGNSKGAIKIYVFLIKKYVGQGDFFKAENLRDKIVETDGMAVSEIVYTAEVIDKAKSMSITPEIRNVWSKLNEHFSDSEVDVLYYSMYEKKYDAYEYIYRQGDKNDALFFISSGLVNSSFKRNSEDFLLQSFGPGSIAGHDSFFFISLCTSSLVTAAPTKINILTNDAVSKMKENHAGILPKLKSYCMGLKKPSMMLNYMVLARREHIRFRAKGKVLFSVITSEGKRISNELRGELSDISLGGLSFYIRAANEDQARTLLDRRLMMRFGIPTDNGEGNAEKTGRIRGVIARMFHDYSLHIKFDEMLDNDFEIFIKRYDDQIQHEELGVELSGETSAIRK
- a CDS encoding PilZ domain-containing protein, whose translation is MYIIKRIDQENILYFSIKGIITEDQGARAVQELNSTVRNLEKGFILLIDARRFKPASYDNAISITKSAIKLLSIKRPSLILRIGPRDILKILDKAYLELNIPISFRLIDSEEYQEILPKIDSDTTASDILKDWIHKNIYQLKDGQTPPGEPIENDIDITSFALNGIPLENKSVSFSASAYSHKGKRPFYRFAYCMDYTGGMGNQESWNLMTEYEALSIGKCEFTFNRPGKYIVSVKASSSENLWDHTGIPEARLAIFVHPDSETSTESKSQECYNDFPFSPGANVEVIYNKESISPVIRNAVIYECDLTAQSIVISYVNPESEYGLKFDSIDIAVQCPDHEGRKSRKGINIVANRKITNYPVSNHETGEALLARFTLPVEPIGLRCDRQFYRCECSAFSKYIEAELDLHDHFFISGQDFSIVDLSLTGVGLNFFDDAPLYRIIKNLAESNDNGQISFKFYDPSKNTDDPHIVKAEFKIMRKNFCAREACCKIGLRFTDIGVSEGSQLNHFITVLQLEEKK